A stretch of the Bradyrhizobium arachidis genome encodes the following:
- a CDS encoding xanthine dehydrogenase family protein molybdopterin-binding subunit yields the protein MKPGVSRRDFLKASAVAGIGIKVSFLTSPTQARLIETPPLPGPDWLKADGRPKYRLDSIAKVTGAKTFSRDYRARDLDGWPQQQAHAFLIHATKADQTYDGIDLSALGEELKPDRLVLHEDLLRDGIAIPVPGFYGDVFLVPKGEVPRLLGQPVALLIYWDFARYDAAKRLLRFDDTIVRYGKKGPYTHPQHYGAARYVRIGGGTPDAEDRFSPFKDSVIYGSFAGDEPVWPAAGQGDGMARGMAAAAEIENDIAAAGEDALVLKRDYFSQSVDASAMEADNGNVWYDATSGVLHVMVATQSPYEVAEVTAILVSKSRFPLKEVDLKVGYTVGYGTKDHSIFPFFCVVAGIYGEGRPVRLANDRYEQFQMGMKRHAFWMDNTLVVDRTTGLFRIMTGHFRNDGGGRANFSFSVGFVAATAAQSIYYLPRSDFSAAAIASRAVDAGSTRGYGTLQSMSATEMMVDEAAELLHMDAIDLRLKNLFKSGMKNSQGAIPGGAQRNEEILLKARAHPLWARRTERKAAFDAANPGKKYGVGYGHVQKDYGTGAEAALAALEFDAAGRIKFGHVAHEMGTGTTTSQAVMVGDILGRVPDETEFGKVRWPQLPLKTTDEPYTLSQEEEDKRKQDPRWTPRFTSPMSATNSVYYLGHATREASRALRDLAIWPAARSLWSQGIGGGVMAPFSVRREDLRLARGFVNAGGLPPLPFEKVAAEAHRLGLVTGVSVHTFNRWQWTEAEFNIPEYGKVKLSADALALKYGDGACAESKSLMTLDGWHFVERAAVYYPPVQRNNAGVTYYAPMATLAEIAVDTATGDVTILSHHSIMECGTQIVPELVSGQIQGGIAMGIGHALKEYLPLYEGGPGDGTWNWNRYELPRSKDVAVWSQTAEVLAPLSETDPPKGIAEVVMIAVVPALANAVSHAIGKRFYQLPITPEKIRGALA from the coding sequence ATGAAGCCAGGTGTTTCGCGCAGAGACTTCCTGAAGGCAAGCGCTGTAGCGGGAATCGGCATTAAAGTATCCTTTCTGACTTCTCCGACCCAGGCTCGCCTGATTGAAACTCCGCCACTGCCTGGCCCCGATTGGCTGAAAGCCGACGGCCGCCCGAAATACCGACTCGATTCCATCGCCAAGGTGACAGGGGCAAAGACCTTTTCGCGCGACTACCGTGCCCGCGATCTCGACGGATGGCCACAACAGCAGGCTCATGCGTTTCTCATACATGCCACCAAGGCCGATCAGACCTATGATGGGATCGATCTAAGCGCGCTTGGCGAGGAGCTGAAGCCCGACAGGCTCGTGCTGCATGAAGATCTATTGAGAGATGGAATTGCCATTCCCGTTCCCGGCTTTTACGGCGACGTGTTTCTCGTTCCTAAGGGGGAAGTGCCAAGGCTACTCGGGCAGCCGGTGGCACTGCTGATCTATTGGGATTTTGCCCGTTATGATGCAGCCAAACGCCTACTGCGTTTCGATGACACAATCGTTCGCTATGGCAAGAAGGGTCCCTATACCCATCCGCAGCACTATGGGGCGGCGCGTTACGTCCGTATCGGTGGTGGTACGCCGGACGCGGAAGACCGCTTTTCGCCGTTTAAGGATAGCGTGATCTATGGCAGTTTTGCTGGAGATGAACCGGTATGGCCCGCTGCCGGGCAGGGCGATGGTATGGCGCGCGGCATGGCCGCTGCTGCCGAGATCGAGAACGACATCGCTGCTGCGGGCGAAGACGCGCTTGTACTAAAGCGAGATTACTTCTCGCAGTCGGTGGATGCTTCCGCCATGGAAGCCGATAATGGCAATGTCTGGTACGATGCCACCTCGGGTGTCTTGCATGTGATGGTGGCGACGCAGTCGCCCTATGAAGTAGCCGAGGTTACGGCAATCCTTGTTTCAAAGTCCAGATTTCCGCTCAAGGAAGTCGATCTCAAGGTCGGATATACCGTCGGCTACGGGACCAAGGATCATTCGATCTTTCCATTCTTTTGCGTGGTTGCCGGCATCTATGGCGAGGGGCGTCCGGTGCGACTGGCCAATGATCGCTATGAGCAGTTCCAGATGGGGATGAAGCGTCACGCGTTCTGGATGGACAATACGCTCGTTGTTGACCGCACGACGGGCCTGTTCCGCATCATGACAGGTCACTTCAGGAATGATGGCGGCGGGCGTGCCAATTTTTCCTTTTCCGTGGGATTCGTCGCGGCCACCGCCGCCCAGTCGATTTACTATCTGCCAAGAAGCGATTTTTCCGCTGCGGCAATCGCATCGCGGGCAGTCGATGCGGGTTCGACGCGTGGTTATGGAACGCTGCAATCTATGTCCGCAACGGAGATGATGGTCGATGAAGCGGCCGAACTTCTGCATATGGACGCCATAGATCTGAGGCTGAAGAACCTCTTCAAATCAGGCATGAAGAACTCTCAAGGCGCCATTCCTGGGGGTGCCCAGCGCAACGAGGAAATACTTCTCAAGGCCAGGGCTCATCCTCTCTGGGCACGGCGGACCGAAAGGAAGGCGGCCTTCGATGCCGCCAATCCGGGCAAGAAGTACGGCGTCGGCTACGGCCATGTACAGAAGGATTACGGGACCGGGGCGGAAGCGGCTCTTGCCGCGCTCGAATTCGACGCGGCGGGGCGAATCAAATTTGGCCATGTGGCGCATGAGATGGGGACGGGCACCACCACGTCACAGGCGGTCATGGTTGGCGATATTCTCGGCCGCGTTCCTGACGAGACCGAGTTTGGCAAGGTGCGTTGGCCGCAACTGCCGCTCAAAACCACGGACGAGCCATATACGCTGTCGCAGGAAGAAGAGGACAAGCGCAAGCAGGACCCGCGCTGGACCCCGCGGTTCACCTCTCCCATGAGCGCCACCAACAGCGTTTACTATCTTGGCCACGCCACGCGCGAGGCATCACGCGCGCTGCGCGATCTTGCCATATGGCCAGCAGCAAGATCTCTGTGGTCGCAGGGTATCGGTGGCGGCGTAATGGCGCCGTTTTCGGTGCGGCGTGAAGACCTCCGTCTCGCGCGTGGATTCGTCAATGCCGGTGGCCTCCCGCCATTGCCGTTCGAAAAGGTGGCTGCGGAGGCGCATCGTCTTGGCCTCGTCACGGGTGTTTCGGTGCATACCTTTAATCGCTGGCAATGGACGGAAGCCGAGTTCAACATTCCAGAATATGGCAAGGTGAAGCTGTCAGCCGACGCACTGGCGCTGAAATATGGCGATGGTGCTTGCGCCGAAAGCAAGTCGCTGATGACGTTGGATGGCTGGCATTTCGTCGAGCGGGCAGCCGTTTACTATCCGCCGGTCCAGCGAAACAATGCCGGAGTCACTTATTACGCACCTATGGCCACGCTTGCCGAAATCGCTGTCGATACGGCCACGGGTGATGTGACGATCCTCTCGCATCATTCGATCATGGAATGCGGAACCCAGATCGTGCCGGAACTGGTTTCGGGGCAGATTCAGGGCGGCATCGCCATGGGAATCGGTCATGCGCTGAAAGAATATCTGCCGCTTTACGAGGGCGGTCCGGGCGATGGCACTTGGAACTGGAATCGTTACGAACTGCCGCGCAGCAAGGATGTCGCAGTCTGGTCACAGACCGCGGAAGTTCTTGCGCCGCTTTCCGAAACCGATCCGCCAAAAGGTATCGCCGAAGTCGTCATGATCGCCGTCGTGCCGGCACTCGCCAATGCGGTTTCGCATGCGATAGGCAAACGCTTCTACCAACTGCCGATAACACCGGAGAAAATACGGGGGGCGCTGGCATGA